The Xanthocytophaga agilis genome has a window encoding:
- a CDS encoding tetratricopeptide repeat protein — translation MNVRKGINQSDLALGSAIACPKSNLSYLSQNTATIQLYTVLMKFYFLLVLLISSTALAQRVRQEEHHAHSGGGDHNHLAHIQAYRQETVYVHNLPAPQLLKGIGSSNLKIKTSSAQAQAYFSQGVALLHCFWDFEAYRAFKEAIRLDSVALMPYWGLYSAIGAIEGDDFTADKLLAVQQLKKLKETASEHEKLYADAILARDEEQDGSKKEYQKKLELIIHKYPKDIDAKLFLALSKMGGYDAAMNPHEGQLYAEYLLRDLLKNYPENAAAHHYWIHLMENCCPEQALESSAKLPNLAPASGHMVHMPGHVYYKLGDYKKAYDAFAASLAVDSAYMKEQGIAEVDAWNYIHNINYLLSNCAEDGRYATALLYAEKLKSMPATKERKRKYEGRFFYQGVIAPAKMELCFGFYKKAADRLAAIRLDQDSLYTTKAIAYKDALYYFASGMHAVKSNKIADARKYADALDASLWRNSHQLHSDDIINIRRLNDLNVASLELQGVIKSAENNYNEAVALLEKAKQKEDDLGYSEPPSYARPVLISLAETHLKARQYDKAINAYEQLLERHPNTANGLWGLYKVYKQKGDSVNTKKYAALLAQVVQYGDKTLYPL, via the coding sequence GTGAATGTAAGAAAGGGAATTAACCAATCTGATTTGGCTTTGGGTTCTGCCATTGCCTGCCCAAAGTCCAATCTTTCCTACCTTTCACAAAATACAGCAACCATACAACTCTATACAGTATTGATGAAATTTTACTTCTTACTAGTGTTACTGATTTCCTCTACCGCATTGGCTCAGCGTGTGAGACAGGAAGAGCATCATGCTCATTCGGGTGGAGGAGATCATAATCATCTGGCACATATACAGGCTTATCGGCAGGAAACTGTATATGTTCATAATCTTCCTGCCCCGCAATTACTCAAAGGAATTGGATCTTCTAATCTCAAAATAAAAACGTCTTCTGCACAGGCACAGGCTTATTTTAGTCAGGGGGTTGCTTTATTGCACTGCTTCTGGGATTTTGAAGCCTATCGTGCATTTAAAGAAGCTATTCGGCTTGATTCTGTTGCTCTTATGCCTTACTGGGGTTTATACAGTGCCATTGGTGCTATTGAAGGAGATGACTTTACAGCCGATAAATTATTAGCCGTTCAACAATTGAAAAAGCTAAAAGAAACAGCTTCTGAACATGAGAAGCTATACGCAGACGCAATACTGGCAAGAGATGAAGAACAAGATGGGAGTAAAAAAGAATATCAGAAGAAGCTGGAACTGATCATTCACAAATATCCGAAAGACATAGATGCCAAGTTATTTCTGGCATTAAGCAAAATGGGAGGGTACGATGCGGCTATGAATCCCCATGAAGGACAACTATATGCTGAATACCTTTTGCGTGATCTGCTGAAAAATTACCCTGAAAATGCTGCTGCTCATCACTACTGGATACATCTGATGGAAAACTGCTGTCCGGAACAGGCACTGGAGAGTTCTGCCAAGTTACCCAATTTGGCACCTGCCTCAGGACATATGGTGCATATGCCAGGGCATGTGTATTATAAGTTGGGTGACTACAAAAAAGCGTATGATGCCTTTGCTGCTTCGCTGGCTGTCGACTCTGCATATATGAAAGAGCAGGGAATTGCGGAAGTAGACGCCTGGAATTATATTCATAACATCAACTATCTTTTATCTAACTGTGCCGAAGATGGACGGTATGCAACGGCACTGTTATATGCAGAAAAGTTGAAAAGCATGCCTGCTACTAAAGAACGCAAACGAAAATATGAAGGCCGTTTCTTTTATCAGGGGGTAATTGCACCTGCCAAGATGGAACTGTGCTTTGGATTTTACAAGAAGGCTGCAGATCGTCTGGCTGCTATTCGGCTCGATCAGGATAGCTTATATACAACCAAAGCCATAGCCTACAAAGATGCTCTATATTACTTTGCTTCAGGAATGCATGCGGTAAAAAGCAACAAAATCGCTGATGCCAGAAAGTATGCAGATGCATTGGATGCTTCGTTATGGCGCAATAGTCACCAATTGCATTCTGATGATATTATCAATATCCGTAGGCTAAATGACCTGAATGTGGCTTCTCTTGAATTGCAGGGTGTAATTAAAAGTGCAGAAAATAACTATAATGAGGCTGTTGCCTTACTGGAAAAAGCAAAACAGAAAGAGGATGACCTGGGATATAGCGAACCTCCGTCTTATGCACGTCCGGTATTGATCAGTCTGGCCGAAACACATCTGAAAGCTCGTCAGTATGATAAGGCTATTAATGCTTACGAACAACTACTCGAAAGACATCCTAATACAGCCAATGGACTATGGGGATTATACAAAGTCTACAAACAAAAAGGTGATTCAGTAAATACCAAAAAATATGCTGCATTGCTTGCACAGGTAGTGCAATATGGTGACAAAACACTATATCCTTTATAA
- a CDS encoding DUF1684 domain-containing protein, producing MNVSKSYLPFVLLSLILVAFKGEAPYEAEIKEWHQKRIESLKKEDGWLNLAGLYWLEEGENTFGGDASNAVVFPKDRSNAFLGKFILKEGKVTLIANKDAQIFEGEQPISEQQIFPSESPRVLKHKSLRWFVIQRGNKYAVRLRDLESPTLKNFKGIDTYPVDQKWKLKAKFVPTAGKKISIVDITGRTYEQESPGQLVFTVQGKEYTLDAVGTKERLHFIFADKTNGDETYGGGRFLDAPGPDADGYTWLDFNKAYNPPCAFSPYATCPTPPKQNRLTASILAGEKTYGDHH from the coding sequence ATGAATGTATCAAAAAGTTATTTACCCTTCGTTTTACTTTCGCTGATTCTTGTTGCATTCAAAGGAGAGGCCCCTTATGAAGCAGAAATTAAAGAATGGCATCAGAAGCGTATTGAGAGTTTGAAGAAAGAAGACGGATGGCTGAATTTAGCTGGATTATACTGGCTGGAAGAAGGCGAAAATACATTTGGTGGAGATGCTTCTAACGCTGTGGTATTTCCTAAGGATCGTAGCAACGCCTTTTTAGGAAAATTTATTCTGAAAGAAGGCAAGGTAACACTAATCGCCAACAAAGATGCTCAGATTTTTGAAGGAGAACAGCCTATAAGCGAACAACAAATATTTCCTTCTGAAAGTCCGAGAGTATTGAAGCATAAGTCACTGCGCTGGTTTGTGATTCAGCGTGGAAACAAATATGCTGTGCGATTACGCGACCTGGAAAGCCCGACTTTAAAGAATTTTAAAGGAATCGATACCTACCCTGTTGATCAGAAATGGAAACTAAAAGCGAAATTTGTACCTACTGCCGGTAAGAAGATATCAATTGTAGATATAACAGGCAGAACATATGAGCAGGAATCTCCTGGCCAGCTGGTATTTACAGTTCAGGGCAAAGAATATACCCTGGATGCTGTCGGTACAAAAGAACGTCTGCACTTTATCTTTGCAGATAAGACCAATGGAGATGAGACTTATGGCGGAGGCCGTTTTCTGGACGCTCCCGGCCCTGATGCAGATGGATATACCTGGCTTGATTTTAATAAAGCCTACAATCCTCCCTGTGCATTTTCTCCCTATGCTACCTGTCCGACTCCTCCCAAACAAAACAGGCTGACAGCTTCTATTCTGGCTGGTGAGAAAACCTACGGGGACCATCATTAA